The following coding sequences are from one Formosa haliotis window:
- a CDS encoding RagB/SusD family nutrient uptake outer membrane protein, translating into MKNIIKKFIPILTISIALVSCHVDLNQDPIDPDSFTEQDVFANTTEAKGALAKLYASLALTGQNGGDDGSPDISDINQGFSQYTRMLFNLNEITTDHAIVGWGDPGLPDLHGMYWTANNDFTGAMYLRLAQEVSFCNSFIANASALEGEEAQVFIAEARFLRAFAYYNLIDFFGDVPLLTQISTELPSQSSRTEIFEFIESELLDIQDALPQSQANEYGRVDRVAAWALLSRLYLNAEVWTGLARFDDCITYSNEVINSSYSLNTNDVNGNGTAYDELFLADNDRNGAQNEFIFTINFDGISSTTYGGTTFLIHAAVGGSMDPAAYGINGGWGGNRVTSALVKKFQANDKRAMWYTDGQSLEITSVPTFTDGYACVKFKNIDSNGEQGNDKRGDFTDPDLAIMRLPEIYLNYAEATLRGGNGNLTTAVTLINALRTRAFGNTSGNISTANLDLNFVLDERSRELYWEGQRRTDLIRYNYFTSDSYVWPFKGNQPDGTGTDAFRTLFPIPNNTILINPNLVQNPGY; encoded by the coding sequence ATGAAAAACATTATAAAAAAATTCATTCCTATTTTAACGATCTCCATCGCATTGGTTTCATGCCATGTCGATTTAAACCAAGATCCAATAGATCCAGATAGTTTTACAGAACAAGATGTATTTGCAAATACTACGGAAGCCAAAGGGGCTTTAGCAAAACTATATGCCAGTTTAGCCTTAACAGGACAAAACGGAGGCGACGATGGGTCTCCAGACATTAGCGATATTAACCAAGGGTTTTCGCAATACACACGTATGCTGTTTAACCTTAACGAAATTACAACAGACCACGCCATTGTAGGTTGGGGAGACCCAGGATTACCAGATTTACACGGTATGTACTGGACAGCCAATAACGATTTTACTGGTGCCATGTATTTACGTTTAGCTCAAGAAGTTTCTTTTTGTAACTCATTTATCGCTAACGCATCTGCCTTAGAAGGTGAAGAGGCTCAAGTTTTTATTGCTGAAGCTAGATTTTTAAGAGCTTTTGCCTACTACAATCTAATTGATTTCTTTGGAGATGTACCTTTACTAACTCAAATTTCAACCGAGTTACCATCGCAAAGTAGTAGAACAGAAATTTTTGAATTTATAGAATCTGAATTATTAGATATTCAAGATGCATTACCGCAAAGCCAAGCTAATGAATACGGCCGAGTAGACCGTGTTGCTGCCTGGGCTTTATTATCAAGATTATATTTAAATGCTGAAGTGTGGACGGGCTTAGCGCGATTCGACGACTGTATCACCTACTCTAACGAGGTTATTAACTCATCTTACAGTTTAAACACTAATGATGTTAATGGTAATGGAACTGCATACGATGAATTATTCTTAGCAGACAATGATAGAAACGGTGCTCAAAACGAATTCATTTTCACTATTAATTTCGATGGAATTTCTTCTACCACTTATGGCGGAACAACATTTTTAATTCACGCAGCTGTTGGTGGTTCTATGGATCCTGCTGCCTATGGAATTAATGGTGGTTGGGGTGGAAACCGAGTTACCTCGGCACTAGTTAAAAAATTCCAAGCCAACGATAAACGTGCTATGTGGTATACAGACGGGCAATCTTTAGAAATTACAAGTGTACCTACTTTTACAGATGGTTACGCTTGCGTTAAATTTAAAAACATAGATTCTAACGGTGAGCAAGGAAACGACAAACGTGGTGATTTTACAGATCCAGATTTAGCGATTATGCGACTTCCAGAAATTTATCTTAATTATGCCGAAGCTACTTTACGTGGAGGAAACGGAAATTTAACCACTGCTGTAACCTTAATAAATGCTCTTAGAACCCGTGCATTCGGAAATACTTCTGGTAATATCTCTACGGCTAACTTAGATCTAAATTTCGTTTTAGACGAACGCTCTAGAGAGTTATATTGGGAAGGACAAAGACGTACAGATTTAATCCGTTACAACTATTTCACTTCAGATAGTTATGTATGGCCATTTAAAGGAAATCAGCCAGATGGTACAGGGACAGATGCCTTTAGAACATTATTCCCTATACCTAACAATACCATTTTAATTAATCCGAACCTGGTTCAAAACCCTGGATACTAA
- a CDS encoding SusE domain-containing protein, with amino-acid sequence MKNIVSKIFSIMLVVLALYSCSTDDTVTVLNPAATTQLSASDSDIVLLKENEGTPALTLTWTDPDYGYNAIPEYTVYIDVAGNNFQNAVKREVGNSLEYAPLTEQLNTVLQTLEIEPETETALDIKVEGIVGTFEVAAVSNISTIQVTGYANVLDLSSDWGLVGSATVNGWDGPDMPFYKTSDANIYAAYVTLTDGEIKIRKDNSWDVNYGDTGADGTLEPGGDNILVDAGTYKVTFNEGTLTYSIEPYTWGLVGSATTNGWDGPDMPLSYDPTSDQWRAIVTLTEGEMKFRQNNDWAFNYGDTGADGSLEDGGDNIAVSAGNYLVTLNLNDLTYTLEPIEKLWGLVGDATPNGWDGPDTVMNLDYAQEGVWYLNDVTLTNGEMKFRANNDWGINYGDDGNDGTLEDGGANIPITAGNYNIVLNLSDASNPTYTLTKN; translated from the coding sequence ATGAAAAATATAGTTTCAAAAATATTTAGTATAATGTTAGTTGTTTTGGCATTATACAGCTGTAGTACAGACGACACAGTCACTGTACTAAACCCTGCGGCTACTACACAGCTTTCCGCGTCAGACAGCGATATTGTTCTTCTTAAAGAAAACGAAGGAACTCCAGCATTAACCTTAACCTGGACAGATCCAGATTATGGTTATAATGCGATTCCAGAATATACTGTGTATATCGATGTTGCTGGAAATAATTTCCAAAATGCAGTTAAACGCGAAGTAGGTAACTCTTTAGAATATGCACCATTAACAGAACAACTTAATACCGTATTACAAACTCTAGAAATAGAACCTGAAACCGAAACAGCCTTAGACATTAAAGTAGAAGGTATTGTTGGTACGTTTGAAGTTGCTGCCGTATCTAACATTTCTACCATACAAGTTACTGGATATGCAAACGTTTTAGACTTATCGTCAGATTGGGGATTAGTTGGTAGTGCCACCGTAAATGGCTGGGACGGTCCAGATATGCCGTTTTATAAAACGAGCGATGCTAATATTTATGCAGCATATGTAACACTTACCGATGGTGAAATTAAAATTAGAAAAGACAATAGTTGGGATGTAAACTATGGTGATACAGGTGCCGATGGTACTTTAGAACCAGGTGGAGATAATATTCTTGTTGATGCTGGTACTTACAAAGTAACTTTTAACGAAGGCACATTAACTTACAGCATAGAGCCTTACACATGGGGATTAGTAGGTAGTGCAACCACAAACGGTTGGGATGGCCCAGATATGCCTCTTAGCTACGATCCTACATCAGATCAATGGCGTGCCATTGTTACGCTGACTGAAGGGGAAATGAAGTTTAGACAAAATAACGATTGGGCGTTTAATTACGGGGATACAGGTGCAGACGGGTCATTAGAAGATGGTGGAGACAACATCGCTGTTTCTGCTGGCAATTATTTGGTAACCTTAAACCTAAACGATTTAACCTATACCCTAGAGCCTATTGAAAAATTATGGGGTCTTGTTGGAGATGCCACTCCTAATGGTTGGGACGGTCCAGACACCGTAATGAATTTAGATTATGCACAAGAAGGGGTTTGGTATTTAAACGATGTAACCCTTACTAACGGAGAAATGAAATTTAGAGCCAACAACGACTGGGGTATTAATTATGGAGATGATGGTAACGATGGTACTCTTGAAGATGGTGGTGCCAACATTCCAATTACTGCGGGTAATTACAATATTGTTTTAAACCTTTCAGACGCTAGTAACCCAACGTATACCCTTACTAAAAACTAA